One window of Paenibacillus albicereus genomic DNA carries:
- a CDS encoding ABC transporter permease, with translation MDPIKETKRPLPDPKKFVPLKKRDFAQQQMAPSYTTWKLAMMKLTANKFAMASGIVLLLMIIMAIIYPLFTPHDFRSQSLMDTFLAPGGTHYFGTDELGRDLFARAWKGAQISLTVGIVAAIADVILGIIIGGIMGYFGGKVDEVLNKISEILYSIPYLLVVILLGVVLGQGMWTLIIALTATGWINMAWIVRGQIMQLKNQEYVLAARAMGSGGFRILFKHLIPNTMGPIIVTMTLTVPSAIFAEAFLSFLGLGVQSPAASWGVMINDSLTSWTIYPWTLLFPAGMLCLAMLAFNIFGDGLRDAFDPKTRVE, from the coding sequence ATGGACCCAATCAAGGAAACGAAACGGCCTCTTCCCGATCCGAAGAAGTTCGTGCCGCTGAAGAAGCGTGATTTCGCGCAGCAGCAGATGGCGCCGAGCTACACGACCTGGAAGCTGGCCATGATGAAGCTGACGGCCAACAAGTTCGCCATGGCCTCCGGCATCGTGCTGCTGCTGATGATTATCATGGCGATCATCTATCCGCTGTTCACGCCGCATGACTTCCGCTCGCAGTCGCTGATGGATACGTTCCTCGCCCCCGGCGGCACGCACTACTTCGGCACGGACGAGCTCGGCCGCGACCTGTTCGCCCGCGCTTGGAAAGGCGCGCAAATCTCGCTGACGGTCGGCATTGTCGCCGCCATCGCCGACGTCATCCTCGGCATCATCATCGGCGGCATCATGGGCTACTTCGGCGGCAAGGTCGACGAAGTGCTCAACAAGATCAGCGAAATCCTGTACTCCATTCCTTACCTGCTCGTCGTCATCCTGCTCGGCGTCGTGCTCGGCCAAGGCATGTGGACGCTGATTATCGCCCTGACCGCGACGGGTTGGATCAACATGGCTTGGATCGTGCGCGGCCAGATCATGCAGCTCAAGAACCAGGAGTACGTCCTGGCAGCCCGCGCCATGGGCTCCGGCGGCTTCCGCATTCTGTTCAAGCATCTCATCCCGAACACGATGGGCCCGATCATCGTCACGATGACGCTGACCGTACCGAGCGCCATCTTCGCGGAGGCGTTCCTCAGCTTCCTCGGCCTCGGCGTTCAATCTCCGGCTGCATCCTGGGGCGTCATGATCAACGACTCGCTCACGAGCTGGACGATCTATCCGTGGACGCTGCTCTTCCCGGCCGGCATGCTCTGCTTGGCCATGCTCGCGTTCAACATCTTCGGCGACGGACTGCGCGACGCTTTCGATCCGAAGACACGGGTGGAATAA
- a CDS encoding ABC transporter ATP-binding protein — MEPILKVDDLRVSFRVRGGEVQAVRGVTFEMAKGEALAIVGESGSGKSVTAQSVMRLIPTPPGTYKAGQIVFEGSDLLKKTEKQMESVRGRDIGMIFQDPMTSLNPTMTIGSQIVEVLTRHQKLSKDAASKKAIDMLRLVGIPNPEARVKQYPFEFSGGMRQRAMIAIALSCDPTLLIADEPTTALDVTIQAQILQVMKDMQEKLGTSIILITHDLGIVADMCDKVIVMYAGQVVERGNKFEIFKSPQHPYTQGLLKSLPRLDQRKDEPLIPIEGTPPDMASPPHGCAFAARCPYAMEVCLEQDPYMFTHSDTHESKCWLHAKPE, encoded by the coding sequence ATGGAACCGATTCTTAAAGTCGACGATCTGCGCGTCTCGTTCCGCGTGCGCGGCGGGGAAGTCCAGGCCGTGCGCGGCGTGACCTTCGAGATGGCCAAGGGCGAGGCGCTCGCGATCGTCGGCGAATCCGGCTCGGGCAAAAGCGTCACGGCCCAGTCGGTCATGCGCCTCATCCCGACGCCTCCCGGCACGTACAAGGCCGGACAGATCGTCTTCGAGGGCAGCGACCTGCTCAAGAAGACGGAGAAGCAGATGGAGTCCGTGCGCGGGCGCGACATCGGCATGATCTTCCAAGACCCGATGACGTCGCTCAACCCGACGATGACGATCGGCTCCCAGATCGTCGAAGTGCTGACGCGCCACCAGAAGCTGAGCAAGGACGCCGCGAGCAAAAAAGCGATCGACATGCTCCGCCTCGTCGGCATTCCGAATCCGGAAGCCCGCGTGAAGCAGTATCCGTTTGAATTTTCCGGCGGCATGCGCCAGCGCGCGATGATCGCCATCGCGCTCAGCTGCGATCCGACGCTGCTGATCGCCGACGAGCCGACGACCGCGCTCGACGTGACGATCCAGGCGCAGATCCTGCAGGTCATGAAGGACATGCAGGAGAAGCTCGGCACGTCGATCATCCTGATTACGCACGATCTCGGCATCGTCGCGGACATGTGCGACAAAGTCATCGTCATGTACGCGGGCCAGGTCGTGGAGCGCGGCAACAAGTTCGAAATCTTCAAGTCGCCGCAGCATCCGTACACGCAGGGCCTGCTCAAATCGCTGCCGCGGCTGGACCAGCGCAAGGACGAGCCGCTCATTCCGATCGAGGGCACGCCTCCGGACATGGCCAGTCCTCCGCACGGCTGCGCGTTCGCCGCACGTTGCCCGTACGCGATGGAAGTGTGCCTGGAGCAGGATCCGTACATGTTCACGCACAGCGATACCCATGAATCCAAGTGCTGGCTCCACGCCAAGCCGGAGTAA
- a CDS encoding ABC transporter ATP-binding protein yields MASQPNAMLEVDNLSKFFEVGKGKTLKAVNGLNLSIRKGETLGMVGESGCGKSTAGRTIMRLYEPTSGEVRYNGSNIYDLKGSKLKAFRREMQMVFQDPYASLNPRWTVENIIAEPLDIHKLVSSPKERKVAVERLLEKVGLNPSHLTRYPHEFSGGQRQRIGIARALAVDPKFIVADEPISALDVSIQAQVVNLLQNLQRTEGLTYLFIAHDLAMVKHISDRIAVMYLGKLVEIADSEDLYADPRHPYTQALLSSIPIPDPEVEANKERIVLRGDLPSPISPPSGCPFRTRCPAATERCAAEVPELRQVGPNPSHWAACHYA; encoded by the coding sequence ATGGCAAGCCAACCGAACGCGATGCTCGAGGTGGACAACCTCAGCAAGTTTTTTGAAGTCGGCAAGGGCAAGACGCTCAAGGCGGTCAACGGCCTGAACCTGTCCATCCGCAAGGGCGAGACGCTCGGCATGGTCGGCGAGTCCGGCTGCGGCAAGTCGACGGCCGGCCGCACGATCATGCGCCTGTACGAGCCGACTTCCGGCGAAGTGCGCTACAACGGCTCCAACATCTACGATCTCAAAGGCTCCAAGCTCAAGGCGTTCCGTCGCGAGATGCAGATGGTATTCCAGGACCCGTACGCTTCGCTGAACCCGCGCTGGACGGTCGAGAATATCATCGCCGAGCCGCTGGACATCCACAAGCTCGTGTCGAGCCCCAAGGAGCGCAAGGTCGCCGTCGAGCGCCTGCTCGAGAAGGTCGGCCTGAATCCGTCGCATCTGACGCGCTACCCGCATGAGTTCTCCGGCGGCCAGCGCCAGCGCATCGGCATCGCCCGCGCGCTCGCGGTCGATCCGAAGTTCATCGTCGCCGACGAGCCGATCTCCGCGCTCGACGTGTCGATCCAGGCGCAGGTCGTCAACCTGCTGCAGAACCTGCAGCGGACCGAGGGCCTGACCTACCTGTTCATCGCGCATGACCTGGCGATGGTCAAGCATATCAGCGACCGCATCGCCGTCATGTATCTCGGCAAGCTCGTCGAGATCGCCGACAGCGAGGACCTGTACGCCGATCCGCGCCACCCGTACACGCAGGCGCTGCTCTCGTCGATCCCGATCCCGGATCCGGAGGTCGAGGCCAACAAGGAGCGCATCGTGCTGCGCGGCGACCTGCCGAGCCCGATCAGCCCGCCGAGCGGCTGTCCGTTCCGCACGCGCTGCCCGGCTGCGACCGAGCGCTGCGCGGCCGAGGTGCCGGAGCTGCGCCAGGTCGGACCGAACCCGTCCCACTGGGCCGCTTGCCATTATGCCTGA